One Paenibacillus sp. SYP-B4298 genomic window, AGCAGGTAATGCTTGCGCTCCGCTGTCAGCATGCGATGGGCGGCTTCCGCCATCTCGGCTGGAACCCAGGGCGCCGCTGCATCACCGTCTGTCCCATCCAGCCAATCCTCCATAACCAGCTCAGGAGCAGCCGCGAAGCAACGGAGCCTGAAGCCGACTCCATATTCTGGCGAATAAGCCCGGGAGTCTGCGGCGCTGAAGCCTTCGAGGCTTTTGGGTGTAGGATGAAACGGATGCCCGCACAGCAACGCCTGCTCCGCATACCTGAAGCTCATAGCCAGAGGCGGCCCAGCCTGTATGGCATGCCCAAGGTAGGACGTCATATGCGTCAGACTGTTATACACCATCTGCTCCAATTCCGCCCTTTTCTCTGCATGACTGGCAGACTGCAATTCCGCAGATGAAATCTCCTCCAGCAGCAGGGAGGTTGTCTGCTCGAAGGAGAGTGGATGCCACTCACTGGGCTGCTGATGCCAGATGTCCGACGTGTACAGCTTGTCGCCATATACATGATGCCCGGCTGCGGAGCAGTGAAGCAGGGAGCCATAGAGCGTCTGGCCTGACGCAGGGAGATGGATCGCCAGGGTAATGCCAGGAAGCTGGGGAAGGCTGACAGCGGGGCTGTGCTGTCCTGTCTCGCGAAGATAGGCGTTCAGCATCCGGCTCAGCATCTCCCGGCGTGCCAGCAGGGCAGGAGCGCCATCCTGGCGCTGCGGCTCCGATTGTGTGGCGATCACTTGTTCTTTACTCATCATTACTCATCCTTTCACCATTTATTGAAGCGGCAGCCGTATGGCCTCCTGTCTATCGCGAACGGAGCCCCGGGGGACAGTAAGGGCGGCGACAAGCATGACTAGACCCATGATCAGAAATACAGCCGGGATGCTCCAGAGGCCCCCGATCCATACGCCCAGTGAGGGTCCTGTCAGTTGACCGACCATGAGCAGGCTGTTGGTGGCGCCGATCCGGACGCCGCGATCCTGCTCCGTCGAGGACTGAAGCACATTCAGCATGACGGTTTGCAGGAGGGCGCTGTAAAAAAATCCTTGCAGAAAACGTATAGCTGCCAGCCAGACGATGCCAAGCGGAAGCAAGTGTGCAAGCAGGCACATTCCACAGAGCAGGCCAGCCAGCCTGAGATTGCGTTCGGAAGCATGGCGGTCATTGCGCTTCCCCCACCAGGAGGCTCCCACCAATTCCCCGAAGGAGGACATCGCCAGCAGAAAACCAGCTACGAGCGCTGCGGTGGAAGCAGAGTTGAGCTCCCGGATAAACGGCGTAAACATGGTGAACGTTGCAAAATCAACCAGCTTGAACAGGATGCCTGCCATGACCAGCCGTCTGGTGACCGCGTGTGAGAGAAGCGATCGAAAGGCTTCGAGCACACCGCCTCGCCCGCTCGTTGTCTGCCTCACAGCCGTCTTCCGGGCAACGGGCGCGACCTTCTTCGTTGCTTCACCCCCCAGTGCAAAGGATGCCAGCAAGGCAAACCCCATCGTCAGGGACGCGGTAATAAATAGCAAAGGCCGGCTTCCCCAGGTCTGGACGCAGATGCTTCCCAGCAGCGGGCCTACTAACAGTCCGGCAGCCGATGCCCGCTCAAGCTGGCCAAGGGCTCGTCCCTGCTGACGTGCTGGCGCATGGGAGCCGACAAAGGCACTGCTTGCATCGGATATGCCTCCGAAGGCGCCCTGGCAGAGACGGAACAGGAAGAACTGGAAGGGAGTCTGGGCGGCTCCCATCAGAAGCATGCTGAGAGATAGCCCAACCAAGGCACGAATGACCATCCATTTGCGGCTCCACCGATCGCCGATTTTGCCCCAGAAGGGGGTGAGAAGGGCATAGGACAGTGC contains:
- a CDS encoding MFS transporter, with translation MMSQTAWNQSIRILSGGRFLSSAGLTGISPFIPYYMEQMNVGTSAEVLMWTGLSVSAPALSYALLTPFWGKIGDRWSRKWMVIRALVGLSLSMLLMGAAQTPFQFFLFRLCQGAFGGISDASSAFVGSHAPARQQGRALGQLERASAAGLLVGPLLGSICVQTWGSRPLLFITASLTMGFALLASFALGGEATKKVAPVARKTAVRQTTSGRGGVLEAFRSLLSHAVTRRLVMAGILFKLVDFATFTMFTPFIRELNSASTAALVAGFLLAMSSFGELVGASWWGKRNDRHASERNLRLAGLLCGMCLLAHLLPLGIVWLAAIRFLQGFFYSALLQTVMLNVLQSSTEQDRGVRIGATNSLLMVGQLTGPSLGVWIGGLWSIPAVFLIMGLVMLVAALTVPRGSVRDRQEAIRLPLQ